The following proteins are co-located in the Penaeus monodon isolate SGIC_2016 chromosome 10, NSTDA_Pmon_1, whole genome shotgun sequence genome:
- the LOC119578070 gene encoding uncharacterized protein LOC119578070 — translation MSGLHSVTEVTEMTSQTKPVQSARTNLPIVVSEGVYDDPLGGDQQCFVLVDERTVGVMPGVSTVQSLLSDQDAVMGVGSDKSVQVMQVENSKTLEMVNMRDKETVEMMHMRDGRTVEVLQMEDGKTVEVVQMDGGKTLEVMHIDSSKHPEVIHVDGSSGIEVLNVNDSLKGPIVTSTSSTVFGQRNTKCIFSNEESENVAPVAVKRVITSQGNQDTTGLSLRSLATVNPSIVLSTAKSNILPSQEYPRITSSTPLNSRRESQVIRTHELQTITHVNSNIVLSGSKEVFSGNVDDLNNTIIISWPTIPTEPENTVATQTEPVHDIGPSMNLFFCTFYQDGSVQTQCDMPMQQHVGISTVISGNCRGQKNRVAGNHSKDDGGTSLKMDNLRECESESVDPQYSRSGRVLKRKQVSLKAEPDDDEVGDPNFELLGDEEEEEDSGKQNAGENSVFRKKRGRKKKRRLPSTEDFEDEFTIPANKEDVKDVAVKEEPVEVDDSELALEILRTKGYGLRTKRRPKKLSDMHYIEEKVVKKRIDRNQEFSCQICSQVFPTFTRLQRHAKEEHNSSEFSFPCDLCGVVFTRPQNLERHKDTKHGDGERRFVCEHCGRRFARHDVMTVHISMVHIKKTLQGKKGPVVIGPNTFHCTSCDKFFSKEQKLRDHKQGNLTCSDCSISFECKTSLRVHRYKHHPTACSECGKVCDSKQQMYFHRLSHDPKFVCKYCKKGFIWKSQYTVHLATHTGEKPVVCDLCGKAFAHKLAVSKHKWQEHNESNKKFKCPTCGKSFVYKAKLQSHIRSHTGEKPFMCHLCPSSFSQRCNLTAHIKSVHGVYIQSIKSDGTTHTQLVKYKRAKKTAPVEAPPAVVNTVVTPSVDTPLPDQPQVAIQEEMPESFETEAAVYQIVYAYP, via the exons ATGTCAGGTCTTCACTCAGTTACAGAGGTCACTGAAATGACTTCTCAGACAAAGCCAGTGCAGTCAGCAAGAACAAATCTACCAATAGTGGTGAGCGAAGGTGTTTATGATGACCCACTTGGTGGAGATCAGCAGTGCTTTGTTCTCGTGGATGAGAGGACTGTGGGTGTTATGCCTGGTGTTTCGACAGTACAGAGTCTGCTCTCAGACCAAGATGCTGTCATGGGCGTTGGCAGTGACAAATCTGTTCAAGTGATGCAGGTTGAGAATAGTAAAACATTAGAGATGGTGAACATGCGAGACAAGGAGACTGTCGAAATGATGCACATGCGTGATGGAAGGACAGTGGAAGTGCTGCAGATGGAAGATGGCAAAACAGTTGAGGTTGTCCAGATGGATGGGGGCAAGACATTGGAAGTTATGCATATTGACAGTAGTAAGCATCCTGAAGTAATCCATGTTGATGGCAGCAGTGGGATTGAAGTATTGAATGTCAATGATTCACTTAAAGGACCAATTGTAACAAGTACCTCATCGACTGTGTTCGGTCAAAGAAATACCAAGTGCATTTTTTCTAATGAGGAGTCAGAGAATGTAGCACCTGTGGCAGTCAAGAGAGTCATTACTTCACAAGGGAACCAAGACACAACCGGTCTCAGTCTCAGATCACTAGCAACAGTCAACCCTTCCATTGTTTTGTCGACAGCAAAAAGTAATATATTACCTTCCCAAGAGTATCCCAGAATAACATCTAGTACACCCCTAAACAGCAGAAGAGAATCACAGGTTATCAGAACACATGAGTTGCAGACCATCACCCATGTTAACTCAAACATTGTCTTGTCTGGTAGTAAAGAGGTTTTTTCAGGTAATGTTGATGATTTAAACAACACCATCATAATTTCATGGCCCACAATACCAACAGAACCAGAAAACACAGTTGCAACGCAGACTGAACCAGTTCACGATATAGGACCAAGTATGAACCTTTTTTTCTGCACCTTTTATCAAGATGGAAGTGTTCAGACACAGTGTGACATGCCAATGCAGCAGCATGTGGGCATTTCTACTGTTATTAGTGGCAACTGCAGAGGACAGAAAAATAGAGTAGCTGGAAACCATTCTAAGGATGATGGAGGGACATCATTGAAGATGGATAATCTAAGGGAATGTGAATCTGAATCAGTTG ATCCCCAGTATTCAAGAAGTGGCAGAGTTTTGAAGCGGAAACAGGTATCTCTGAAGGCCGAACCAGACGATGATGAGGTGGGGGATCCTAATTTTGAGCTCCttggggacgaggaagaggaagaagattcaGGGAAACAGAATGCAGGAGAAAATAGTGTAtttaggaagaagagagggaggaagaagaaacggagGTTACCGTCGACCGAGGATTTTGAAGATGAGTTTACCATTCCTGCAAATAAGGAAGATGTGAAAGATGTGGCTGTCAAAGAGGAACCAGTCGAAGTAGATGACAGTGAATTAGCTTTGGAAATATTACGGACTAAGGGTTATGGCCTAAGAACAAAGAGACGCCCAAAGAAGCTTAGTGATATGCACTACATAGAGGAGAAGGTGGTGAAGAAGAGAATTGACAGAAACCAAGAGTTTTCCTGCCAGATCTGTTCCCAGGTCTTCCCCACATTCACAAGACTACAGCGCCATGCCAAAGAAGAGCACAACTCGTCTGAATTTTCTTTTCCATGTGatctgtgtggtgttgtattcACAAGGCCACAGAATCTGGAGCGGCATAAAGATACGAAGCACGGTGATGGGGAGAGGCGGTTTGTGTGTGAACATTGTGGCAGGAGATTTGCTCGTCATGATGTGATGACAGTCCATATTTCCATGGTTCATATTAAGAAGACTTTACAGGGTAAGAAAGGACCTGTGGTTATTGGACCAAACACCTTCCATTGCACAAGTTGTGATAAATTTTTCTCCAAGGAGCAGAAATTAAGAGATCATAAACAAGGTAACTTAACATGTAGTGATTGCTCAATATCCTTTGAATGTAAAACTTCCCTGAGAGTCCATCGTTATAAGCATCATCCAACAGCATGTAGTGAGTGTGGAAAAGTGTGTGACAGTAAACAACAAATGTACTTCCATAGATTGTCTCATGATCCAAAGTTTGtttgtaaatattgtaaaaaaggATTTATTTGGAAATCTCAGTACACTGTCCATTTAGCAACACACACAGGAGAGAAACCAGTTGTCTGTGATTTATGTGGGAAGGCATTTGCTCACAAGCTTGCAGTTAGCAAGCATAAATGGCAGGAACACAACGAAAGTAATAAGAAATTCAAGTGTCCAACATGTGGGAAGTCTTTTGTATATAAAGCTAAGCTGCAATCCCACATTCGTAGCCATACAGGGGAGAAACCATTCATGTGTCACCTTTGCCCTTCCTCATTCTCGCAGCGTTGCAACTTGACTGCGCATATAAAGAGTGTTCATGGTGTGTACATTCAGTCCATTAAAAGTGATGGCACCACTCACACGCAGTTGGTTAAATACAAACGAGCTAAAAAGACAGCACCTGTAGAAGCCCCTCCAGCTGTTGTTAACACTGTAGTGACACCTTCTGTTGATACCCCCCTGCCTGATCAGCCTCAGGTAGCTATTCAGGAGGAAATGCCAGAATCTTTTGAGACAGAGGCAGCAGTATACCAGATTGTTTATGCATACCCATAG